In one Streptomyces sp. NBC_01288 genomic region, the following are encoded:
- the paaE gene encoding 1,2-phenylacetyl-CoA epoxidase subunit PaaE: protein MTAPAPTTPARPARRRPAFHALRVAAVESLCEDAAAISFEIPGDLAEEFAYRPGQSLTLRREVEGRDERRSYSICSPAGARPRIGVRVVPGGLFSSWLVNDVRPGDTVEVMAPTGAFTPDLTSPGHHVLIAAGSGITPMLSIAESVLAADTRSRVTLFYGNRRSDTVMFADDLADLKDLYPGRFQLAHILSREPREAEILSGRLDADRLSTLVDALVDVETADHWWLCGPHGMVRDAQQVLAGLGVPVERVHQELFYADDEPVRTNEHIDKAYDGPVSQVSITLDGRTTNSALHKDISILDGAQKTRPDLPFACKGGVCGTCRALVTDGTADMRRNYALEPAEVDAGYVLTCQTFPVSDTLAVDYDS, encoded by the coding sequence GTGACCGCCCCGGCCCCCACCACCCCCGCCCGCCCGGCGCGTCGGCGCCCGGCCTTTCATGCTCTGCGGGTCGCCGCCGTCGAGTCGCTGTGCGAGGACGCCGCCGCCATCAGTTTCGAGATCCCCGGGGACCTCGCCGAGGAGTTCGCGTACCGGCCCGGTCAGTCGCTCACGTTGCGGCGTGAGGTCGAGGGACGGGACGAGCGGCGCTCGTACTCCATCTGCTCCCCGGCGGGCGCGCGGCCCCGGATCGGCGTGCGGGTCGTCCCCGGCGGCCTGTTCTCGTCCTGGCTGGTCAACGACGTACGGCCCGGCGACACCGTCGAGGTGATGGCCCCCACCGGTGCCTTCACCCCCGACCTGACCAGCCCCGGCCACCACGTCCTGATCGCCGCCGGCTCCGGCATCACCCCGATGCTGTCCATCGCGGAATCCGTCCTCGCCGCCGACACCCGCTCCCGCGTCACGCTCTTCTACGGCAACCGGCGCAGCGACACCGTGATGTTCGCCGACGACCTGGCCGATCTGAAGGACCTGTACCCCGGCCGTTTCCAGCTGGCGCACATCCTGTCCCGCGAACCGCGTGAGGCGGAGATCCTCTCCGGCCGACTCGACGCCGACCGGCTCAGCACGCTCGTCGACGCCCTCGTGGACGTGGAGACCGCCGATCACTGGTGGCTGTGCGGCCCGCACGGCATGGTCCGCGACGCCCAGCAGGTCCTCGCCGGACTCGGCGTCCCCGTCGAACGCGTCCACCAGGAGCTGTTCTACGCCGACGACGAGCCCGTGCGGACCAACGAGCACATCGACAAGGCCTACGACGGCCCCGTCAGCCAGGTGAGCATCACGCTCGACGGCCGCACCACCAACTCCGCCCTGCACAAGGACATTTCGATCCTCGACGGCGCCCAGAAGACCCGCCCCGACCTGCCCTTCGCCTGCAAGGGCGGAGTCTGCGGCACCTGCCGCGCGCTGGTCACCGACGGCACGGCGGACATGCGGCGCAACTACGCCCTCGAACCCGCCGAGGTCGACGCCGGTTACGTCCTCACCTGCCAGACCTTCCCCGTGTCCGACACCCTCGCCGTCGACTACGACAGCTGA
- a CDS encoding enoyl-CoA hydratase/isomerase family protein — protein sequence MTLHFEVADGVGTIRLDRPPMNALDAATQDGLRALAEEASRRDDVRAVVVYGGEKVFAAGADIKEMQRMDHAAMVVRSRALQESFTAVARIPKPVVAAITGYALGGGCELALCADFRIAADNAKLGQPEILLGLIPGAGGTQRLARLIGPSKAKDLIFTGRMVKADEALALGLVDRLAPAADVYTEAHAWAAKLAQGPAIALRAAKEAIDTGLETDIETGLAVERTWFAGLFATEDRERGMRSFVEEGPGKAKFR from the coding sequence ATGACACTTCACTTCGAAGTCGCTGACGGCGTCGGCACGATCCGCCTCGACCGGCCGCCGATGAACGCCCTGGACGCCGCCACCCAGGACGGCCTGCGCGCACTCGCCGAGGAGGCTTCGCGTCGCGACGATGTGCGGGCCGTGGTGGTCTACGGCGGGGAGAAGGTGTTCGCGGCGGGTGCGGACATCAAGGAGATGCAGCGGATGGACCATGCGGCGATGGTCGTACGGTCGCGGGCGTTGCAGGAGTCGTTCACGGCGGTGGCCCGCATTCCGAAGCCGGTGGTCGCGGCGATCACGGGCTATGCGCTGGGCGGGGGGTGCGAGTTGGCGTTGTGCGCCGACTTCCGTATCGCCGCCGACAACGCGAAGTTGGGGCAGCCGGAGATTCTGCTCGGGTTGATTCCGGGGGCGGGTGGCACGCAGCGGCTTGCGCGGCTGATCGGTCCCTCGAAGGCGAAGGACCTGATCTTCACGGGGCGGATGGTCAAGGCCGATGAGGCGCTCGCACTCGGGCTCGTCGATCGACTCGCCCCCGCCGCCGACGTGTACACCGAGGCGCACGCGTGGGCGGCGAAGCTCGCGCAGGGACCGGCGATCGCACTCCGCGCCGCGAAGGAAGCGATCGACACCGGGTTGGAGACGGATATCGAGACCGGGCTGGCCGTTGAACGGACTTGGTTCGCGGGGCTGTTCGCGACCGAGGACCGTGAGCGCGGGATGCGGAGCTTCGTCGAAGAGGGCCCCGGCAAAGCCAAGTTCAGGTGA
- a CDS encoding S53 family peptidase translates to MTSRLKLVGLVAVPALLAAAVPSAYAAAQPHTTRAAIAGDVLKGLNHDAARTGAVSAAKHISVAISLTPRNNKGLDTFISNVSNPRSSSYGHYLTKAQFAARFGRTDAEVKQVKEYLRAQGLTVGKVHSGNLLVDASGTAAQLEKAFGTKLSTWKDAKSGRAFYANETAPTLPTGIAGLVSDVTGLNNRAQLHHQATDTVAPRNGPGGGYTPAQLKGGYNVSGTYTGSGQKIALLEFDGFAQSNITKYDTNYSLGSPTPTVSKVDGGSGALGDGQVEVELDIEVLHAIAPKANVTVFEGPNSDAGEVDTYQAIVDSGIPTTSISWGASESQRTTSNINAVDAVFKAGAAEGLGFYAASGDDGSDDAGDGTTTVDYPASDPYVTGVGGTKLTVTSANAFSKEVAWSGGGGGKSSVFKIPSWQTAVQKSAGGGYRQVPDVSAHANPSPGVSIYSQGTWTSVGGTSAAAPEWAAFGALYNQQAAASGKANLGFANPALYTASGTGFHDITSGSNGAYSAATGWDFTTGWGSYNAATLATKLLG, encoded by the coding sequence GTGACGTCACGACTGAAACTGGTCGGTCTGGTCGCCGTACCGGCACTGCTCGCCGCCGCCGTCCCCAGCGCCTACGCCGCCGCCCAGCCGCACACAACTCGCGCCGCCATCGCGGGAGATGTCCTCAAGGGCCTGAACCACGACGCGGCCCGCACCGGCGCCGTCTCCGCCGCCAAACACATATCCGTGGCCATCAGCCTGACCCCGAGAAACAACAAGGGCCTCGACACCTTCATCTCGAACGTCAGTAATCCGCGGTCGAGTTCCTACGGCCACTATCTGACGAAGGCTCAGTTCGCGGCCCGGTTCGGCAGGACCGACGCCGAGGTGAAGCAGGTCAAGGAGTACCTGCGCGCCCAGGGTCTCACCGTCGGCAAGGTCCACTCGGGGAACCTGCTGGTCGATGCCAGCGGCACGGCTGCCCAGTTGGAGAAGGCGTTCGGCACCAAGCTGTCGACGTGGAAGGACGCCAAGTCGGGCCGCGCGTTCTACGCCAACGAGACCGCGCCGACCCTGCCGACCGGCATCGCCGGCCTGGTCAGCGACGTCACCGGCCTCAACAACCGCGCCCAGCTGCACCACCAGGCCACCGACACCGTCGCCCCGCGCAACGGTCCCGGCGGCGGCTACACCCCGGCGCAGCTCAAGGGCGGCTACAACGTCTCCGGTACGTACACCGGCAGCGGCCAGAAGATCGCGCTGCTGGAGTTCGACGGCTTCGCGCAGTCCAACATCACCAAGTACGACACCAACTACAGCCTGGGCTCCCCCACTCCGACCGTCTCGAAGGTGGACGGCGGTTCCGGCGCGCTCGGTGACGGACAGGTCGAGGTCGAGCTGGACATCGAGGTCCTGCACGCCATCGCCCCGAAGGCGAACGTCACCGTCTTCGAGGGCCCCAACTCCGACGCCGGCGAGGTCGACACCTACCAGGCCATCGTCGACAGCGGCATCCCGACCACCTCGATCAGCTGGGGCGCGTCCGAGAGCCAGCGCACCACCTCCAACATCAACGCCGTGGACGCCGTGTTCAAGGCGGGCGCGGCCGAGGGCCTCGGCTTCTACGCCGCGTCGGGTGACGACGGTTCGGACGACGCGGGCGACGGCACGACCACGGTCGACTACCCGGCCTCCGACCCGTACGTCACCGGCGTCGGCGGCACCAAGCTGACCGTCACCTCCGCCAACGCGTTCAGCAAGGAGGTGGCCTGGTCCGGCGGTGGCGGCGGCAAGTCCTCCGTCTTCAAGATCCCGAGCTGGCAGACCGCCGTCCAGAAGAGCGCCGGTGGCGGCTACCGCCAGGTCCCGGACGTCTCGGCGCACGCCAACCCGAGCCCCGGTGTCTCGATCTACTCGCAGGGCACCTGGACCTCGGTCGGCGGCACCAGCGCCGCCGCGCCCGAGTGGGCGGCCTTCGGCGCGCTCTACAACCAGCAGGCCGCGGCGTCCGGCAAGGCCAACCTCGGCTTCGCCAACCCCGCGCTCTACACGGCGAGCGGCACCGGCTTCCACGACATCACCAGTGGCAGCAACGGCGCGTACTCCGCCGCCACGGGCTGGGACTTCACCACCGGCTGGGGCTCGTACAACGCGGCGACCCTGGCGACGAAGCTGCTCGGCTGA
- a CDS encoding helix-turn-helix transcriptional regulator, whose translation MEVRSLTGRRELLDTARAELTNRHGVLLHGPAGIGKSVQVAALVATSAAQVQPLGAVLHCSPAEEDTRLPFAGLVDLFARVPESCLAALAPEPQVALRAALLRGETPDGDRDRLAIRVAVLDVLRTLAATGPVLLVLDGLQWLDEPTAEVLAFAVRRVEGLDVQVIGAERVAEGEQPERPHCCPPGTLELPVPPLTDDEVTQLLPTDLPPAVLRAVQDTAAGNPWYARELGRAAPRDGAAVGLGRTLPVPRRLRTLLLEQVRTLPDSVRRTLLVASAAARPTLTLLRAAGLHDPAADLAEAERLGVATADAEGTVRFRHPLIRAAVYADAPEHDRREAHALLARPITEPVEQARHLALAHPYEDEATARTLMYAAEYARRDGAPDAAFELAGLAALRTPGDRPVERADRLLAAAEYACDAGQLEEAGQAAETVLAGSGSARQRVRARLVLLRNAGQALKGAHALIEEGLRDADGNPEAEAWLHHWAAVRGLLCGELEDAARHARQAARQAALVGDTETRIGALATLARVRSLGGEPVAADVALEEALALAGGAGAGPESWGLIRMRAILALDSDKVTEARERVTELLAEIGEFAGVEEVMATLVALTRIQVRAGHCREALDTAARCTRAVAETGVQAAPALYAAALAATAGGTADEARRLAGQAVRASEADGDRLFLLRALAVLGQAELLAGDPRGAAAAVEALQRVKELGAAMSAADPPLLHWYSDLAEALVVLGETDAAGAVIDEARKRVSADAPGSVLAALERAEGLREAGLGRAKEGAVRLRAAVDLLRQVPLPVDLVRTLIALGAVERRARHRNAARTALGEAWETATRIGAVPLAARAGDELARLEAGDRDGEGRPELTPTEARVAELVGGGATNREVAAELFISVKTVEGTLSRVYRKVGVRSRTALAHAMAVAVIASGAATVSVGDDDQQQLTTPAVTISQPGRVRTSRTLDNRR comes from the coding sequence ATGGAAGTACGGTCATTGACCGGGCGCCGCGAGCTGCTCGACACCGCCCGGGCCGAGTTGACGAACCGTCACGGAGTGCTTCTCCACGGCCCCGCGGGGATCGGCAAGTCCGTGCAGGTGGCCGCCCTGGTGGCGACCTCGGCCGCTCAAGTCCAGCCGCTCGGAGCGGTGTTGCACTGCTCCCCCGCCGAGGAGGACACCCGGCTCCCGTTCGCGGGTCTCGTCGACCTGTTCGCACGGGTGCCGGAAAGCTGCCTGGCGGCCTTGGCGCCTGAGCCCCAAGTGGCCTTGCGGGCAGCCCTGTTGCGCGGCGAGACACCGGACGGCGACCGGGACCGGCTCGCGATCCGCGTCGCCGTTCTCGACGTGCTGCGCACCCTCGCCGCGACCGGCCCCGTGCTGCTGGTCCTCGACGGTCTCCAGTGGCTCGACGAACCGACCGCCGAGGTGCTCGCCTTCGCCGTACGACGTGTCGAGGGCCTCGACGTACAGGTGATCGGCGCCGAGCGGGTGGCCGAGGGCGAGCAGCCCGAGCGGCCGCACTGCTGCCCGCCCGGCACCCTCGAACTGCCCGTGCCACCCCTGACGGACGACGAGGTGACACAACTCCTCCCCACCGACCTACCACCGGCGGTGCTGCGGGCCGTCCAGGACACCGCCGCCGGAAACCCTTGGTACGCACGAGAATTGGGGCGGGCGGCCCCGCGCGACGGAGCGGCCGTCGGTCTCGGCCGGACACTTCCCGTACCCCGACGCCTGCGCACCCTGCTCCTGGAACAGGTGCGCACGCTGCCCGATTCCGTGCGCCGCACCCTCCTCGTCGCGAGCGCCGCCGCCCGCCCCACACTCACGCTGCTGCGCGCGGCCGGACTCCACGACCCCGCCGCCGACCTCGCGGAGGCGGAGCGGCTCGGGGTCGCGACGGCCGATGCCGAGGGGACCGTACGCTTCCGGCATCCGCTGATCCGGGCCGCCGTGTACGCCGATGCTCCGGAGCACGACCGCCGGGAGGCGCACGCGCTGCTGGCCCGCCCGATCACCGAACCCGTGGAGCAGGCACGGCACTTGGCGCTCGCCCACCCGTACGAGGACGAGGCCACCGCCCGCACGCTGATGTACGCGGCCGAGTACGCCCGTCGGGACGGCGCGCCCGACGCCGCCTTCGAGTTGGCGGGGCTAGCGGCCCTGCGCACTCCCGGCGACCGTCCGGTGGAGCGTGCCGACCGGCTGTTGGCGGCGGCCGAATACGCCTGTGACGCCGGGCAGTTGGAGGAAGCGGGGCAGGCGGCCGAGACCGTGCTCGCCGGGTCGGGCTCCGCACGGCAGCGGGTGCGGGCACGGCTGGTCCTGCTGCGCAACGCCGGGCAGGCGTTGAAGGGGGCGCATGCCCTGATCGAGGAGGGGCTCCGGGACGCCGACGGCAATCCTGAGGCCGAGGCGTGGTTGCACCATTGGGCCGCCGTACGGGGCCTGCTGTGCGGGGAGTTGGAGGACGCGGCCCGGCATGCCCGGCAGGCGGCCCGGCAGGCGGCCCTGGTCGGTGACACGGAGACCCGGATCGGGGCGCTCGCCACGCTCGCCCGGGTGCGTTCGCTGGGCGGCGAACCGGTCGCCGCCGACGTCGCGTTGGAGGAGGCGCTCGCGCTGGCCGGCGGCGCCGGCGCGGGACCGGAGAGCTGGGGGCTGATCCGGATGCGGGCGATCCTCGCCCTGGACTCCGACAAGGTCACCGAGGCCCGGGAGCGGGTCACCGAACTCCTCGCGGAGATCGGGGAGTTCGCCGGGGTCGAGGAGGTCATGGCGACCCTGGTCGCGCTCACCCGTATCCAAGTACGCGCCGGGCACTGCCGGGAGGCCCTGGACACCGCCGCCCGCTGCACACGTGCCGTGGCCGAGACCGGCGTACAGGCCGCTCCGGCGCTCTACGCGGCGGCGCTCGCGGCGACCGCGGGCGGGACCGCCGACGAGGCGCGGCGGCTCGCCGGGCAGGCGGTGCGGGCCTCGGAGGCGGACGGCGACCGGCTGTTCCTGCTACGCGCGTTGGCGGTGCTGGGGCAGGCCGAGTTGCTCGCCGGTGACCCGCGTGGGGCCGCCGCCGCGGTCGAGGCGCTGCAACGCGTCAAGGAACTCGGCGCGGCCATGTCCGCCGCCGATCCGCCCCTGCTGCACTGGTACAGCGACCTGGCCGAGGCCCTGGTCGTGCTGGGCGAGACGGACGCGGCCGGGGCAGTGATCGACGAGGCCCGGAAGCGGGTGTCCGCCGACGCGCCCGGCAGCGTACTGGCGGCGCTGGAACGGGCGGAGGGGCTGCGCGAGGCGGGGCTCGGCCGGGCGAAGGAAGGGGCGGTGCGACTGCGGGCCGCCGTGGACCTGTTGCGTCAAGTCCCGTTGCCCGTGGACCTGGTGCGCACGCTGATCGCGCTCGGTGCGGTCGAGCGCCGGGCCCGGCACCGGAACGCGGCACGGACCGCGCTCGGCGAGGCGTGGGAGACGGCGACGCGGATCGGTGCCGTTCCGCTGGCGGCGCGGGCCGGGGACGAGTTGGCCCGGCTGGAGGCGGGTGACCGGGACGGTGAGGGCCGTCCCGAACTCACGCCCACGGAGGCGCGGGTGGCCGAACTGGTCGGCGGCGGGGCCACCAACCGGGAGGTCGCCGCGGAGCTGTTCATCAGCGTGAAGACGGTCGAGGGCACCCTGTCGCGGGTCTACCGCAAGGTCGGGGTCCGCTCGCGCACCGCGCTCGCCCACGCCATGGCGGTCGCCGTCATCGCGTCCGGCGCGGCCACCGTGAGCGTCGGCGACGACGACCAACAGCAGCTCACGACACCGGCGGTGACGATCAGTCAGCCCGGCCGGGTCCGTACCTCCCGGACGCTCGACAACCGCCGCTGA